A single window of Flavobacterium sp. 140616W15 DNA harbors:
- a CDS encoding ABC transporter ATP-binding protein: MITIQDLTRVFRTEEVETAALSGINLKIKKGDFLTIMGPSGCGKSTLLNIIGLLDSASGGSYKLLDNEMVGLKEKGRASVRKENIGFIFQNFNLIDELSVYDNIELPLIYNNVKVSDRKQKVEAIAEKLNISHRLKHFPQQLSGGQQQRVAVARALVNDPKIILADEPTGNLDSKNGNEVMELLTDLHAKGATILMVTHSDYDASFSQKTIHMKDGIIFSEKLNQRNVDVFKV, encoded by the coding sequence ATGATAACAATACAAGATTTAACTAGAGTTTTTAGAACGGAAGAAGTAGAAACAGCAGCGTTAAGCGGAATTAATTTAAAGATAAAAAAAGGTGATTTCTTAACAATAATGGGGCCTTCGGGTTGTGGAAAATCTACTTTGCTTAATATAATCGGGCTTTTGGATAGTGCAAGCGGTGGAAGTTATAAATTATTGGATAACGAAATGGTTGGACTTAAAGAAAAAGGAAGAGCTAGTGTACGTAAAGAAAATATTGGATTTATTTTTCAAAATTTTAATCTTATCGATGAGCTATCAGTTTATGATAATATAGAGTTGCCTTTAATTTACAATAATGTGAAGGTGTCTGATAGAAAACAAAAAGTAGAAGCAATTGCAGAGAAGTTAAATATTTCTCATCGATTAAAACATTTTCCGCAACAGCTTTCAGGAGGACAGCAACAACGTGTTGCAGTTGCAAGAGCTTTAGTAAACGATCCTAAGATTATTTTGGCAGATGAGCCAACAGGAAACTTAGATAGTAAAAATGGTAACGAAGTTATGGAGCTTTTAACTGATCTGCATGCCAAAGGAGCAACAATACTTATGGTAACGCATTCAGATTACGACGCATCTTTTTCTCAAAAAACAATTCACATGAAAGATGGGATTATTTTTTCGGAAAAATTAAATCAAAGAAATGTAGATGTTTTTAAAGTATAG